Sequence from the Microbacterium dextranolyticum genome:
TCCGAGACGAACAGTTCGACGTGCACGCCGCGCTGGCACGCGGTCTGGATCGCGAGCAGCAGGCCCTCGTCGGGCACGAAGTAGGGCGAGACGATGATGAGCTTCTCGCGCGCGGCGAATAGCAGCGACATGAACAGCTTGAGGTTGTTCTGGAACTCGAACCCGGGGCCCGACGGGATGATCTGGCAGTCCAGGTCGCCCGTTCCCGGCCGCACGTCGAAGACTTCGAGGTCTTCGACGATCTCGTCGGTCTCGCTGTACCAGTCGCTGAGGAAGACCGCGTTGATGGATGCCACGACGGGCCCGTCCACGCGGGTCATCATGTCGACCCAATGCAGGCCACGACGGATGTTCTTCGGCAGGTTGTAGGTCGAGTCGGTGACGTTCTGCGAGCCCGTGAATCCGACGACGCCGTCGACCACGAGAAGCTTGCGGTGGTTGCGGAGGTCGGGCCGGGTGTACGCACCGCGGAAGGGTTGCACGGGCAGCATCAGGTGCCAGTCCGCGCCCATGGCGTCGAGGCGACGCAGCGTCTGCTTGTAGAACGGCTTGCCACGGTTGGCCCAGTGGTCCAGGAGCACCCGGACCTTCACGCCCCGCGCCGCCACCTCTTCCATGGCGGCGAAGAAGGTCTCGGTCGTGGCATCCGCCTGCAGGATGTAGAACTCGACGTGCACGTAGCGGGTGGCCCCGCGGATGGCCTCGGCCATGGCGTCGATCGAGTCCTGGTAGCCCGAGATGAGGGTCGCCCCGTTGTCGCCCGAGATCGGCATGGCCCCCAGATTGCGGTTGAGACGCACGACGGCGCGGAACCAGTGCGGCGCCCCGGGGCGGAGCGTGCCGAGGTCGAGGCCCCGGCTCATCTGGCGGATGGTCTCGTTGATGACCTCCTGCTCGCGGCGGCGCTTGCGGGGAAGACGCGGGTTCCCGATCAGCAGGAACAGCAGCACGCCGACGATGGGGATGAAGTAGATCGCCAGCAGCCAGGCCATCGCCGCAGTGGGGCGCCGATTGCGCGGCACGAAGATGATGGCGAGGATGCGCACCGTCACGTCGAAGATGAAAACAACGATGACCCAGGCGAGGGCCCACCCGGTCTGCTCCACGAATCCCCCTGCGCTGGTCGGCTCGGTTCAGCGTACCGTCAGCCTCAGACGGTGCGTCGTTCGCCGTCCACCGGCGGCAGTCCGCGCTTGGCGCGCTCTTCCGCCTCGACCCGTGAGTATGCGCGACGCTCGGAGCGGTCCATCCGCAGGATCGCCCGCACGACGAAGACGAAGAGCCCGAGAACGACCACGGTGGGCAGCAGTGACCAGGCGACGGCAGCCCAATACGAGTCCATGGCATCCATCGTACGGACGTTATCCACAAGGCGACGATTCGGCTTCCACAATCGCGCCCCGCAGGCCACGACACGATCGCCTGGCCGGGCACGCTCGTGCCCATGTCGATCACCGTCAAGGCCGCCGATGCGGCACAGTTCCTCGCTCTCGTGCCGCGCCTGCTCGGCTGCACCCCGAACCGCAGCCTCGTGCTCGTGCCGATGTCCGGTAGTCGCAGTCTGGGCGCCATGCGCCTCGATCTGCCATCCGACGATCTGGCCGACGGCGTCGCGAGCGCTGCGATCGGCATGCTCTGCCGCATCGCCGACGTCGATGCGCTGGCCGCCGTCGTGTACACGGATGCCCCGATCGGACGCTCTCCCGACGGCGACGGGCCTCCGGCCCTTCCCGGCGCCACGCTCGTCGCGGCTCTCGCCGTGCGGGCGGATGCCTGCGGGTTGCGCCTCGTCGATGCGCTGACCGTGGCCCGCGACGGGTGGGGGTCGCATGAAGACCCCGCGCTGCCGCCCGGCGGACGCGCCCTCGACGACCTCCGCGTGCACGACACGACCGCGCGGCAGCTCGCGAGCGCGGGAATCACCGCCGACGGCGATCAGGCGTCGGGGGCGACTCTCCCCCGCGTCGAGGCGTCTGCGCGGCGCGCCGTGGCCCAGGCCTTCGCCTCACTCGCATCGGCACTGGAGGTCATCTGCGGCATCCCGTCCATGTCGGGGGCGGCGTCGCGGATCGACCCGGCGGCACTCGAGGCGGCGTGCGAGCTCGACGACCTGCCGACGCTGTTCGAGGATGCCCTGTCGTGGCATCCGGGCCCGTCGCCCATGCGCGCGGCGATGCTCGGCTGGTGCCTCTCGCGGCCGTCGCTGCGCGACATCGCCCTCGTGCAGTGGGCGACCGATCAGAACGGCGGCGACGTCGCGATGGACGCGCAGCGGCGCTGGGAGGATGGCGCGGAGTACCCCGCCGATCTGGCGTCGGTGATGTGGGGCGAAGGGCCGCGACCCGACGCGGAGCGTCTCGAGGCGGCGCTCGCGATCGTGCGCGAGGTGGCGGCGCTCGTCCCGAAGAAGCAGCGCCCGGGGCCGCTCGCCCTGTGCGGGTGGCTGTCGTGGGCGCTGGGTCGCTCGTCGCATGCCGACCGGTATACGACGCTCGCCCTCGCGATCGACCGCCGCCACGGGCTCGCCGACATCGTGCGCTCGTTCGTGCGCGCCGGCCACCTGCCCGACTGGG
This genomic interval carries:
- a CDS encoding DUF4192 family protein, whose protein sequence is MSITVKAADAAQFLALVPRLLGCTPNRSLVLVPMSGSRSLGAMRLDLPSDDLADGVASAAIGMLCRIADVDALAAVVYTDAPIGRSPDGDGPPALPGATLVAALAVRADACGLRLVDALTVARDGWGSHEDPALPPGGRALDDLRVHDTTARQLASAGITADGDQASGATLPRVEASARRAVAQAFASLASALEVICGIPSMSGAASRIDPAALEAACELDDLPTLFEDALSWHPGPSPMRAAMLGWCLSRPSLRDIALVQWATDQNGGDVAMDAQRRWEDGAEYPADLASVMWGEGPRPDAERLEAALAIVREVAALVPKKQRPGPLALCGWLSWALGRSSHADRYTTLALAIDRRHGLADIVRSFVRAGHLPDWAFRQH
- the cls gene encoding cardiolipin synthase, with product MEQTGWALAWVIVVFIFDVTVRILAIIFVPRNRRPTAAMAWLLAIYFIPIVGVLLFLLIGNPRLPRKRRREQEVINETIRQMSRGLDLGTLRPGAPHWFRAVVRLNRNLGAMPISGDNGATLISGYQDSIDAMAEAIRGATRYVHVEFYILQADATTETFFAAMEEVAARGVKVRVLLDHWANRGKPFYKQTLRRLDAMGADWHLMLPVQPFRGAYTRPDLRNHRKLLVVDGVVGFTGSQNVTDSTYNLPKNIRRGLHWVDMMTRVDGPVVASINAVFLSDWYSETDEIVEDLEVFDVRPGTGDLDCQIIPSGPGFEFQNNLKLFMSLLFAAREKLIIVSPYFVPDEGLLLAIQTACQRGVHVELFVSEEGDQAMVYHAQRSYYEALLRGGVKIFMYKKPYILHSKSMSIDDEVAVIGSSNMDMRSFGLNLEISLLVRGEEYVRQLRAVEDEYRSLSRELTLEEWMKQPLRSTVLDNIARLTSSLQ